One genomic window of Quercus lobata isolate SW786 chromosome 9, ValleyOak3.0 Primary Assembly, whole genome shotgun sequence includes the following:
- the LOC115960203 gene encoding alkaline ceramidase, with translation MADGMSSFWGPVTSTIDCCEKNYAYSTYIAEFYNTISNIPCILLALFGLINAIRLRFEKRFTVLHISNMILAIGNMLYHATLQRAQQQSDETPMVWEMLLYMYILHSPDWHYRSTMPTFLFLYGIVFAVVHSFVHLGIGFKVHYGILCLLCIPRMYKYYIYTKDASAKRLAKLYVATLFLGSLCWLCDHLFCKEISSWLINPQGHAIWHVFMGFNSYFANTFLMFCRAQQREWSPKIAYLMGVLPYVKVEKPKAQ, from the exons ATGGCCGATGGAATGTCAAGTTTCTGGGGTCCTGTCACATCCACTATTGACTGTTGTGAGAAGAATTATGCCTACTCAACTTATATTGCGGAATTTTACAACACCATATCAAACATTCCATGCATTCTTTTGGCCCTCTTTGGTCTTATCAATGCTATAAGACTACGATTTGAGAAGAGATTTACTGTTCTTCACATATCTAATATGATACTTGCCATTGGCAACATGTTATACCATGCCACATTGCAACGCGC GCAACAGCAGAGCGACGAAACTCCTATGGTGTGGGAGATGCTACTCTATATGTACATCCTCCACTCACCAGACTGGCACTACCGCAGCACAATGCCTACTTTCCTATTCCTTTATGGTATTGTTTTTGCTGTTGTCCATTCATTTGTCCATCTCGGCATTGGCTTCAAGGTGCATTATGGAATCTTGTGTCTCCTCTGCATTCCCCGAATGTACAAGTATTACATTTACACAAAAGATGCTTCTGCTAAGCGGCTTGCAAAGCTTTATGTGGCAACCCTTTTCCTAGGTAGCTTGTGTTGGCTCTGCGATCATCTTTTCTGCAAGGAGATATCTAGTTGGCTCATTAATCCACAGGGTCATGCCATTTGGCATGTCTTCATGGGTTTCAATTCTTACTTCGCAAACACCTTCTTGATGTTTTGTCGTGCTCAGCAAAGGGAATGGTCTCCAAAAATTGCTTATCTTATGGGTGTCCTACCGTATGTGAAGGTTGAGAAACCAAAAGCCCAATGA
- the LOC115961126 gene encoding uncharacterized protein LOC115961126, translated as MNSDYESEELLSLDESSSSSEGGDDSSDDDIPVAEVDNSIRSSKYPIFRPVAKAENLSPWWVWGIKFVKNDLVRVRARCQPGCKFVAYLAKVPREKSFRLKTLNMEHTYSRSYRNPRCTTSYIGKKLVKRVRRQPGIKLKDIQDAVHEKYMVDISADKASRVREKAQEAIDGTHTAQFNQLWEYCDELRRCSLGSTILMKVHTYDDGDLAAEHGLATGLPYFERIYICLEGCKKGFLAGCRPIIGLDACHLKTKTSGQLMCAVGRDPNDEYFSFAYAVVKAETKDTWTWFLNLLLADIGDDKIWVFIFDQQKGLVNTFVDNWPQYEHRICYRHLYQNLRKNHPGILIRDLFWKAVKATYRQAFERAMNELKEVDEDAFKWLQSQSPTI; from the exons ATGAATTCTGACTATGAGAGTGAGGAGTTGCTTAGCCTTGATGAATCATCATCAAGCAGTGAGGGTGGTGATGATTCAAGTGATGATGACATCCCTGTTGCTGAGGTTGACAATTCTATTAGGAGCAGCAAATACCCAATCTTTAGGCCAGTAGCCAAAGCTGAGAACCTTAG TCCATGGTGGGTGTGGGGTATAAAATTCGTGAAAAATGACTTGGTGAGAGTGAGAGCCCGATGTCAGCCAGGGTGCAAGTTTGTTGCCTACCTTGCAAAGGTGCCAAGGGAGAAGAGTTTTAGATTGAAAACACTGAACATGGAACACACATACAGCAGAAGCTATAGAAATCCAAGGTGCACAACATCATACATTGGGAAGAAGTTAGTGAAGAGGGTTAGGAGACAGCCTGGCATAAAACTTAAGGATATTCAGGATGCTGTGCATGAGAAGTATATGGTTGACATAAGTGCAGACAAGGCAAGTAGGGTTAGAGAGAAAGCTCAAGAAGCTATTGATGGGACCCACACTGCACAGTTCAACCAACTATGGGAGTACTGTGATGAGTTGAGAAGGTGTAGTCTTGGGAGCACAATATTGATGAAGGTGCATACTTATGATGATGGTGATTTGGCAGCTGAGCATGGATTGGCAACCGGGCTGCCATATTTTGAAAGGATCTACATCTGCCTTGAAGGTTGCAAGAAGGGCTTCTTGGCAGGGTGCAGGCCAATCATTGGTCTAGATGCATGCCATTTGAAGACCAAGACTAGTGGGCAGCTGATGTGTGCTGTTGGCAGAGATCCCAATGATGAATACTTCTCATTCGCTTATGCAGTAGTAAAGGCTGAAACAAAGGACACTTGGACCTGGTTTCTTAATTTATTGCTTGCTGACATAGGAGATGACAAGATATGGGTGTTCATATTTGACCAACAGAAG GGGTTGGTGAACACCTTTGTTGACAATTGGCCACAGTACGAGCACAGGATCTGCTATAGACATTTATAccaaaatttgaggaaaaatcaTCCTGGTATCCTTATTAGAGACCTTTTTTGGAAAGCAGTCAAGGCTACCTATCGGCAAGCATTTGAGAGGGCAATGAATGAGCTAAAGGAGGTGGATGAAGATGCATTCAAGTGGCTGCAATCTCAATCACCAACTATCTAG